In a genomic window of Passer domesticus isolate bPasDom1 chromosome 3, bPasDom1.hap1, whole genome shotgun sequence:
- the CMPK2 gene encoding UMP-CMP kinase 2, mitochondrial — protein sequence MVLEFSEDRQDSTTRARGNVTLRCWRVGRLDPEAGTFHPVTAGARPRTDPAGPNPCNPVPVTRGGGGRRAFRGAAPCSALVSADRSFPGRPGQFRFPLAPPPPPPAPSVLPLARLAAPGSRLAAPGSRLPAMLGRCAPGSPGPRPVARALPPSASALRQRLRQCAERIPEAEAVLDLLEKCPEHQKKGGFPVIVFEGLDATGKTTVTQAVKDTLNGILLRSPPTCISQWRTVFDDEPTPVKRAFYAAGNYILASEIAKASTQAPVIIDRYWHSTAAYAIATETSGKVQDLPPAQDEVYQWPDDLLKPDLVLLLTVDPEERVRRLQNRGLEKTKEEAELEANSLFRQRVEESYRRMVNPACQEVDASPSKEEVLKTVLQLIKKHCAF from the exons ATGGTGCTGGAGTTCTCAG aagaTCGCCAGGATTCAACCACGAGAGCCCGTGGGAATGTCACCCTTCGTTGCTGGcgggtgggcaggctggatCCCGAGGCTGGGACCTTCCATCCCGTGACTGCTGGCGCCCGTCCGCGCACAGACCCCGCGGGACCGAACCCGTGCAACCCGGTGCCCGTGACGCGGGGCGGGGGAGGCAGAAGGGCGTTCCGAGGAGCTGCCCCTTGCTCCGCGCTGGTCTCCGCAGACCGGAGCTTTCCCGGCCGGCCGGGCCAGTTTCGTTTCCCGCTGGCTCCTCCTCCGCCTCCGCCCGCTCCCTCCGTTCTGCCGCTGGCCCGGCTCGCTGCTCCCGGCTCCCGGCTCGCTGCTCCCGGCTCTCGGCTCCCGGCGATGCTGGGGCGCTGCGCCCCGGGCTCACCGGGCCCCCGGCCCGTGGCCCGCGCCCTGCCGCCCTCCGCCAGCGCCCTCCGCCAGCGCCTGCGCCAG TGTGCAGAACGGATCCCAGAGGCTGAAGCAGTGCTCGACCTGCTGGAGAAATGCCCAGAGCACCAAAAGAAGGGAGGTTTTCCCGTCATAGTTTTTGAGGGGCTGGATGCCACCG GCAAAACCACAGTGACCCAGGCTGTTAAGGACACCCTGAATGGCATTCTGCTGCGGTCCCCACCAACCTGCATCAGCCAGTGGAGGACTGTGTTTGATGATGAGCCAACACCCGTTAAAAGAGCATTTTATGCTGCAGGCAACTACATTCTGGCTTCAGAGATAGCGAAAGCATCCACTCAGGCACCTGTGATCATAGACAG atactggcacagcacagctgcctaCGCAATTGCCACCGAAACAAGTGGGAAAGTCCAGGATCTTCCACCAGCTCAAGATGAGGTATATCAGTGGCCTGACGATCTGCTTAAACCTGATCTTGTTCTTCTCCTGACTGTTGACCCTGAAGAACGAGTCCGGAGGCTTCAGAATCGGGGGCTGGAGAAAACAAAGGAGGAAGCTGAGCTGGAAGCTAACAGCTTGTTTCGCCAAAG agTTGAAGAGTCATACAGAAGGATGGTGAATCCTGCATGCCAAGAGGTTGATGCCAGCCCCTCCAAGGAAGAGGTTCTCAAGACTGTTCTGCAACTAATTAAGAAACACTGTGCTTTTTGA